The Acidobacteriota bacterium genome window below encodes:
- a CDS encoding radical SAM protein, translated as MVVELARRMLTEPDPRALRKLVWNMGVKGVRSVQLYKQRLKRGEHFPPFLFISVISGCQLRCQGCWVDVEAQSRKIEIDELNRIVGDAKRHGNSYFGILGGEPLLHPDLFDLFAAHQDCYFQLFTNGHLIDDARAAELRRLGNVTPLVSIEGTSVVSDERRGRSDVLDKSLAGLEACTRNRLVTGVATSVCKTNIDDLVQESWLRRLIGMGVHYAWFHTYRVVGPKPTEAIALTPEEVLRVRRFIVRMRAKLPIAIVDAYWDDEGQALCPMATGVSHHISPYGDIEPCPIIQFATETVYDRPSVYETMTSSSFLKDFRETAAKTTRGCIVLERPDLVRELVERHGARDTTQRQTASAELAQLTGRSSQHNPGNEIPEEHWAYAFAKKHWFFGFGAYS; from the coding sequence GTGGTAGTGGAATTGGCCAGACGGATGCTCACCGAGCCGGACCCGCGCGCGTTGCGCAAGCTGGTCTGGAACATGGGCGTCAAGGGCGTCCGCTCGGTTCAGCTCTACAAGCAGCGGCTGAAGCGCGGCGAGCACTTCCCGCCGTTCCTCTTCATCTCGGTGATCTCGGGCTGCCAGTTGCGCTGCCAGGGGTGCTGGGTGGACGTCGAGGCGCAGAGCCGGAAGATCGAGATCGACGAGCTGAACCGCATCGTCGGCGACGCCAAGCGCCACGGCAACAGCTACTTCGGCATCCTGGGGGGCGAGCCGCTGCTCCACCCGGATCTGTTCGACCTGTTCGCCGCGCACCAGGACTGCTACTTTCAGCTCTTCACCAACGGACACCTGATCGACGACGCGCGGGCGGCCGAGCTGCGCCGTCTCGGCAACGTGACGCCGCTGGTCAGCATCGAGGGCACCTCGGTGGTGAGCGACGAGCGCCGCGGCCGGAGCGACGTCCTCGACAAGTCGCTGGCCGGGCTGGAAGCCTGCACGCGCAACCGGCTCGTCACCGGCGTGGCCACCAGCGTCTGCAAGACGAACATCGACGACCTCGTGCAGGAATCGTGGCTGCGGCGGCTCATCGGGATGGGCGTGCACTATGCCTGGTTCCACACCTACCGCGTCGTCGGGCCCAAGCCGACCGAAGCGATCGCCCTGACCCCGGAGGAGGTGCTCCGGGTGCGCCGGTTCATCGTGCGCATGCGCGCGAAGCTGCCGATCGCCATCGTCGACGCGTACTGGGACGACGAGGGGCAGGCGCTCTGCCCGATGGCTACCGGGGTGAGCCACCACATCAGTCCCTACGGGGACATCGAGCCGTGCCCGATCATCCAGTTCGCCACCGAAACGGTCTATGATCGACCGAGCGTCTACGAGACCATGACGAGCTCGTCGTTCCTCAAGGACTTCCGGGAGACCGCGGCGAAGACGACCCGCGGCTGCATCGTGCTGGAGCGGCCGGATCTGGTGCGCGAGCTCGTGGAGCGCCACGGCGCCCGGGACACGACGCAGCGGCAGACCGCCTCGGCGGAGCTGGCGCAGCTCACCGGCCGCAGCAGCCAGCACAACCCCGGGAACGAGATCCCGGAGGAGCACTGGGCCTACGCCTTCGCCAAGAAGCACTGGTTCTTTGGATTCGGGGCGTACAGCTAA
- a CDS encoding DUF116 domain-containing protein, producing MRPPQENIPQTRSEREVMLRQVQDYVAARRSEITPPLVMGELQARSDEILGAHGIDGKYRDYVGVILGNEVWREHLAAVPYDKRLLLLPKCLRVEDRCPAPFDEFGLLCKQCGLCTIQDLQEEAEKLGYAVLVAEGSALVMALIQTGKIEAIVGVSCLSVLERAFPYMEAAAIPGVAIPLLQDDCKDTGVDVEWVWDFIHATSDDRTRRLDLDALRRDVESWFAPDALEAVFGGPPAGETETLARAELTRAGKRWRPFLSVCVYQALQDDPHATPPDALRKVAVAVECFHKASLVHDDIEDGDARRYGEPTLHASHGIPAALNAGDYLIGEGYRLLAESDFAPEIRAEMTAIAARGHRTLCLGQGEELAWARSPKPLSSQQVLQIFRQKTAPAFGVALELGAACARADEDVFEKLRAYSDALGIAYQIRDDLDDFEPSADAPDDVAALRPSLPLAVGYEQAKSEPEARSTLEAAWRREQAVDGRSDEVREVLTRFDAADRSRRLMEGYKEEAIRCLPGLTNPSLKGLLRRVIGKIFSVEIQGWCSEFEARNAAGGQAVADAAR from the coding sequence ATGAGACCGCCGCAGGAGAACATTCCGCAGACCCGTTCGGAGCGCGAGGTGATGCTGCGGCAGGTCCAGGACTACGTCGCGGCGCGCCGCAGCGAGATCACGCCGCCGCTGGTCATGGGCGAGCTGCAGGCGCGGTCCGACGAGATCCTGGGCGCGCACGGCATCGACGGCAAGTACCGCGACTACGTCGGCGTGATCCTCGGCAACGAGGTGTGGCGCGAGCATCTGGCCGCGGTGCCGTACGACAAGCGCCTGCTCTTGCTGCCGAAGTGCCTGCGCGTCGAGGACCGCTGCCCCGCCCCGTTCGACGAGTTCGGCCTGCTGTGCAAGCAGTGCGGCCTGTGCACGATCCAGGACCTGCAGGAAGAAGCGGAGAAGCTCGGCTACGCGGTGCTCGTCGCCGAGGGCTCGGCGCTCGTCATGGCGCTGATCCAGACCGGCAAGATCGAGGCCATCGTCGGCGTGAGCTGCCTCTCGGTACTCGAACGGGCGTTCCCCTACATGGAGGCGGCGGCGATCCCCGGCGTCGCCATCCCGCTGCTGCAGGACGACTGCAAGGACACCGGCGTCGACGTCGAGTGGGTCTGGGACTTCATTCACGCCACCAGCGACGACCGGACGCGCCGGCTCGACCTCGACGCCCTGCGCCGGGACGTGGAGAGCTGGTTCGCGCCCGATGCCCTCGAGGCGGTGTTCGGCGGCCCGCCGGCCGGCGAGACCGAGACGCTCGCGCGCGCCGAGCTGACCCGCGCCGGCAAGCGCTGGCGGCCCTTCCTCAGCGTCTGCGTCTACCAGGCGCTGCAGGACGACCCGCACGCGACGCCGCCCGACGCGCTTCGCAAGGTGGCGGTGGCGGTGGAGTGCTTCCACAAGGCCTCGCTGGTGCACGACGACATCGAGGACGGCGACGCGCGCCGCTACGGCGAGCCGACGCTGCACGCCTCGCACGGGATTCCCGCGGCGCTCAACGCCGGCGACTACCTGATCGGCGAGGGCTACCGGCTGCTCGCGGAGAGCGACTTCGCCCCCGAGATCCGCGCCGAGATGACGGCCATCGCCGCGCGCGGCCACCGCACGCTCTGTCTCGGGCAGGGCGAGGAGCTGGCCTGGGCGCGCAGTCCGAAGCCGCTCAGCTCGCAGCAGGTGTTGCAGATCTTCCGCCAGAAGACGGCGCCCGCGTTCGGCGTGGCGCTCGAGCTCGGGGCGGCCTGCGCCCGCGCCGACGAGGACGTGTTCGAGAAGCTGCGGGCGTACAGCGACGCACTGGGGATCGCATACCAGATCCGCGACGACCTCGACGACTTCGAGCCATCCGCCGATGCCCCGGACGACGTGGCCGCGCTGCGCCCGTCGCTGCCGCTCGCGGTCGGCTACGAGCAGGCCAAGTCCGAGCCGGAGGCGCGCTCCACCCTCGAGGCGGCGTGGCGTCGCGAGCAGGCCGTCGACGGCCGCTCGGACGAGGTGCGCGAGGTGCTGACGCGATTCGACGCAGCCGACCGCAGCCGCCGGCTGATGGAGGGCTACAAGGAAGAGGCCATTCGCTGCCTGCCCGGCCTGACCAACCCGAGCCTCAAGGGGTTGCTGCGCCGGGTCATCGGCAAGATCTTCAGCGTCGAGATTCAAGGCTGGTGCAGTGAGTTCGAGGCTCGAAATGCTGCAGGTGGCCAGGCTGTCGCCGACGCTGCTCGGTGA
- a CDS encoding squalene--hopene cyclase — MKPAAPAPTDHAEWLATLDRLTDGLLAARNADGHWDGELSSSALSTAVAIIALTLVDRSRSRAAYGALVGGGAAWLIRTQNADGGWGDTTDSPGNVSTTALCWAALTIAGTDDPPCAAALGRARDWMRRAAGDLGPRALAETISRRYGRDRTFSVPILTVLALAGLLDGDEQRADGSDDEPRAAAGNLRAPGAGDGLPGGAGGVIGSGWRHVPQLPFELAAVPPSWYRWLRLPVVSYALPALIAIGQARHRQRPTRNPLTRLVRQASRKHTLRRLEAIQPRGGGFLEATPLTSFVVMSLVAAGESTHPVVERGVAFLARSVRADGSWPIDTNLATWVTTLGINALARRPDWADLLRPAERSALSRWLLDQQYREPHVYTDADPGGWAWTDLPGGVPDADDTPGALLALHALGADEPAHREAACAGIGWLLDLQNADGGIPTFCRGWGALPFDRSSPDLTAHTLRAWTAWRRLLPDTLRTRTERATTRAVRFLEKAQRPDGSWIPLWFGNQGAPDEANPVYGTARVIEGLAALPEAEAIPASEQRAARWLVDVQGDGGGWGGTPGVSPSIEETALAVSALATFGRLPRAAVVQGIDEAVAGGIRWLVDVTDGGRQAPATPIGLYFAKLWYSEKLYPWTFALGALAAVRNANLRYDE; from the coding sequence ATGAAGCCGGCAGCGCCGGCTCCCACCGACCATGCCGAATGGCTCGCAACGCTCGACCGGCTCACGGACGGACTGCTCGCCGCGCGCAACGCGGACGGCCACTGGGACGGCGAGCTGTCGTCGTCGGCGCTGTCCACGGCCGTCGCAATCATCGCGCTCACGCTGGTCGACCGCTCTCGATCGCGGGCCGCGTACGGCGCCCTCGTCGGCGGCGGCGCGGCATGGTTGATCCGGACCCAGAACGCGGACGGCGGCTGGGGCGACACCACCGACAGCCCCGGCAACGTCAGCACCACCGCTCTCTGCTGGGCCGCGCTCACCATCGCCGGGACGGACGACCCGCCGTGCGCCGCCGCGCTCGGGCGGGCGCGCGACTGGATGCGGCGCGCGGCCGGCGACCTGGGTCCGCGGGCCCTCGCCGAGACGATCAGCCGGCGGTACGGCAGGGACCGCACGTTCTCGGTGCCGATCCTGACCGTGCTCGCGCTGGCCGGACTTCTGGACGGAGACGAACAGCGGGCCGACGGTAGCGACGACGAACCGCGCGCCGCCGCGGGAAACCTGCGCGCCCCCGGCGCCGGCGATGGTCTGCCGGGCGGGGCCGGCGGCGTCATCGGCAGCGGCTGGCGCCACGTTCCGCAACTCCCGTTCGAGCTGGCCGCCGTGCCGCCGTCCTGGTACCGTTGGCTGCGGCTCCCGGTGGTCAGCTACGCGCTGCCGGCCCTGATCGCCATCGGGCAGGCCCGCCACCGGCAACGCCCCACGCGCAATCCCCTGACGCGTCTCGTGCGCCAGGCGTCTCGCAAGCACACCCTGCGCCGTCTGGAGGCGATCCAGCCGCGCGGCGGAGGGTTCCTCGAGGCGACGCCGCTGACGAGCTTCGTCGTCATGAGCCTGGTCGCGGCCGGCGAATCGACGCACCCCGTGGTGGAGCGCGGCGTGGCGTTCCTGGCACGGTCGGTGCGCGCCGACGGGAGCTGGCCCATCGACACCAACCTCGCCACGTGGGTGACGACGCTCGGCATCAACGCGCTGGCCCGCCGGCCCGACTGGGCCGATCTGCTCCGCCCTGCGGAGCGTTCGGCGCTGAGCCGCTGGCTTCTCGATCAGCAGTACCGCGAGCCGCACGTCTACACCGACGCCGATCCGGGCGGGTGGGCCTGGACCGACCTGCCGGGCGGGGTTCCCGACGCCGACGACACGCCCGGCGCGCTGCTGGCTCTCCATGCGCTGGGCGCCGACGAACCTGCGCACCGGGAGGCCGCTTGCGCCGGCATCGGCTGGCTGCTGGACCTGCAGAACGCCGACGGCGGAATACCGACCTTCTGCCGCGGCTGGGGAGCGCTGCCGTTCGACCGCAGCAGCCCCGACCTGACCGCCCACACGCTGCGGGCGTGGACCGCCTGGCGGCGGTTGCTGCCCGACACGCTACGGACCCGCACCGAGCGCGCCACCACGCGCGCCGTCCGATTCCTGGAGAAGGCGCAGCGGCCCGATGGGTCGTGGATTCCCTTGTGGTTCGGAAACCAGGGCGCCCCGGACGAGGCCAACCCGGTCTACGGCACGGCGCGGGTGATAGAGGGGCTCGCCGCTCTGCCCGAGGCGGAGGCGATTCCGGCGTCCGAGCAGCGGGCGGCGCGCTGGCTCGTCGATGTCCAAGGAGACGGCGGCGGCTGGGGCGGCACGCCCGGCGTCTCGCCGTCCATCGAGGAAACGGCGCTGGCGGTCTCCGCGCTGGCGACGTTCGGACGGCTGCCACGGGCCGCGGTAGTCCAGGGCATCGACGAGGCTGTCGCCGGGGGCATACGGTGGCTCGTGGACGTCACCGACGGCGGGCGGCAGGCTCCGGCCACTCCCATCGGGCTCTATTTTGCCAAGCTCTGGTACTCCGAGAAGCTCTACCCGTGGACCTTCGCGCTCGGCGCACTGGCGGCTGTCCGGAACGCCAATCTCCGGTACGATGAATAG
- a CDS encoding DUF262 domain-containing protein, with protein MDVHRIDRPEPEMDNQSNTWFADDAEDDDGIHIDQYDITASPNDFNLVTLGSFIDRGAVRIPGFQRHFVWDLPRASRLIESLILGLPVPQLFLYEESRNRFLVIDGQQRLMSIYYFIKRRFPRQESRQELRAVFDEAGHIPDEVLNDDKYFRPFKLQLSGRFSDRPSRFHGVDYDSLDEYQSQFDLRPLRNIIVKQVSPSDDDSSIFEIFNRLNTGGMNLRPQEIRTSMYHSTFYSMLYDVNVESTWRSLLGAPAPDLHLKDIEVLLRGFAMLVDGDKYAPSMLRFLNRFSKKCRTHDSQQNEYLKELFLSFLEACSELPDDAFQNPHDNRFNITLYEAVFTAVCGRAFEERRRVAGELTLDRVRALRKDREFTAAAAFDTTSTANVRKRLSRSREIVGAL; from the coding sequence ATGGACGTACACAGAATCGACAGGCCGGAGCCGGAAATGGACAATCAGTCGAACACTTGGTTCGCAGACGATGCGGAGGACGACGACGGGATTCACATCGACCAGTACGACATCACCGCCTCCCCAAACGACTTCAACCTCGTGACGCTCGGCAGCTTCATCGACCGCGGCGCCGTCAGGATCCCCGGGTTTCAACGACACTTCGTCTGGGATCTTCCTCGCGCGTCCAGGCTCATCGAGTCACTCATCCTCGGTCTGCCTGTGCCGCAGTTGTTCCTGTACGAGGAGTCCCGCAACCGATTCCTGGTCATCGACGGCCAGCAGCGGCTGATGTCCATCTACTACTTCATCAAGCGGCGGTTCCCGCGCCAGGAAAGCCGTCAGGAGCTGCGAGCCGTCTTCGACGAAGCAGGACACATCCCGGACGAGGTGCTGAACGACGACAAGTACTTTCGGCCATTCAAGCTGCAGTTGTCGGGGCGGTTCTCCGATCGGCCCAGCAGGTTCCATGGCGTCGACTACGATTCGCTCGATGAATACCAGTCGCAGTTCGATCTGCGTCCGCTCCGAAACATCATCGTGAAGCAGGTGTCACCCTCGGACGACGACTCGTCTATTTTCGAGATCTTCAATCGACTGAACACAGGGGGGATGAATCTTCGGCCCCAAGAGATCCGGACCAGCATGTACCACTCCACCTTCTACTCGATGCTGTACGACGTCAATGTCGAATCGACGTGGCGTTCGCTCCTCGGAGCACCGGCGCCGGATCTCCATCTCAAGGACATCGAGGTTCTTCTTCGCGGATTCGCCATGCTCGTGGACGGCGACAAGTACGCACCGTCGATGCTCAGATTCCTGAACCGCTTCTCGAAGAAGTGCAGAACGCACGACAGCCAGCAGAATGAATACCTGAAGGAGCTCTTCCTGTCCTTTCTGGAAGCGTGCAGCGAACTGCCCGATGATGCCTTCCAGAACCCGCATGACAATCGCTTCAACATAACGCTGTACGAGGCCGTCTTCACGGCCGTCTGCGGACGGGCATTCGAGGAGCGGCGCCGTGTCGCCGGCGAGCTGACGTTGGACCGCGTACGCGCGCTGAGAAAGGACCGGGAGTTCACCGCGGCGGCGGCTTTCGACACGACGAGTACGGCGAACGTCAGGAAGCGTCTGTCCAGATCCCGTGAAATCGTCGGCGCCCTGTGA
- a CDS encoding toxin-antitoxin system HicB family antitoxin, whose amino-acid sequence MRFEDYPITLSPIPQDEGGGYMVTIPDLPGCIADGETVEEAIAEARDAFEAWTIAEQEDAGTLPAPKTYSGQFVQRIPKTLHMRLARRAESEGVSLNHLAATLLAEGLAGR is encoded by the coding sequence ATGAGATTCGAAGACTATCCGATCACGCTCAGCCCGATCCCGCAAGACGAGGGCGGCGGCTACATGGTCACCATCCCCGACCTGCCCGGATGCATCGCGGACGGCGAAACCGTCGAGGAGGCAATCGCCGAAGCCCGCGACGCTTTCGAGGCATGGACGATCGCGGAACAGGAGGATGCCGGCACGTTGCCGGCACCGAAGACCTATAGCGGACAGTTCGTGCAACGCATCCCCAAGACCCTGCATATGCGACTTGCGAGGCGGGCCGAGAGCGAGGGCGTCAGCTTGAATCACCTCGCTGCAACGCTCCTTGCGGAAGGGCTTGCCGGCCGATGA
- a CDS encoding iron-containing alcohol dehydrogenase, which translates to MTPFDFHAPTRLVFGSGTLDRLGMLARELGFSKPLLVSDRGLEEAGHVDRALGLLRSAGLEAAVFDDFDVNPDAAMVERGVAFARARRPDSVIGLGGGSSLDCAKGINLLLTNGGAMADYRGYGLAHKPLLPMIAVPTTAGTGSEAQSYAVVADAETHMKMACGDPQLAFRVAVLDPDLTLSQPAAVTAAGGFDAIAHAVETAVTKRRTAISTLFSREAFRLLNANYERVLDQPDDVAARGAMQLGAFYAGVAIEQSMLGAAHACANPLTARYAMTHGVALAILLPHVVRWNAQATDDLYRELVNGAPQPSAVPSAGEHLAERLVAIGRSGGFPADLRTTGVPERDLSALAEAAATQWTGTFNPRPFGAREALEVYQCAY; encoded by the coding sequence ATGACACCCTTCGATTTTCACGCGCCTACGCGCCTCGTGTTCGGGTCCGGCACGCTGGACCGCCTGGGGATGCTCGCGCGGGAACTCGGCTTCTCGAAGCCGCTGCTGGTCTCCGACCGCGGCCTGGAGGAGGCCGGCCACGTCGACCGCGCGCTCGGCCTGCTGCGGAGCGCCGGACTGGAGGCGGCAGTCTTCGACGACTTCGACGTCAACCCGGACGCCGCGATGGTGGAACGGGGCGTCGCGTTCGCGCGCGCACGCCGGCCGGACTCGGTGATCGGCCTGGGCGGCGGCAGCTCGCTGGACTGCGCCAAGGGGATCAATCTGCTGCTGACGAACGGCGGCGCCATGGCCGACTACCGCGGCTACGGGCTCGCCCACAAGCCGCTGCTGCCGATGATTGCCGTCCCCACCACCGCGGGCACCGGCTCGGAAGCGCAGAGCTACGCGGTGGTCGCCGATGCCGAGACGCACATGAAGATGGCGTGCGGCGATCCGCAGCTCGCGTTCCGGGTGGCGGTTCTCGACCCGGACCTCACCCTGTCGCAGCCGGCCGCCGTCACCGCCGCCGGTGGATTCGATGCGATCGCCCATGCGGTGGAGACGGCGGTGACCAAGCGCCGCACCGCGATCTCGACACTCTTCTCGCGCGAAGCCTTCCGCCTGTTGAACGCCAACTACGAACGCGTGCTGGACCAGCCGGACGATGTCGCGGCGCGCGGCGCGATGCAGCTCGGCGCGTTCTACGCGGGAGTGGCGATCGAGCAATCGATGCTCGGGGCGGCCCACGCGTGCGCCAACCCGCTGACGGCGCGCTACGCCATGACGCACGGCGTGGCGCTGGCGATACTGCTGCCCCACGTCGTGCGGTGGAACGCACAGGCTACGGACGATCTCTACCGCGAGCTCGTCAACGGGGCGCCCCAGCCGTCCGCCGTTCCGAGCGCCGGAGAGCATCTGGCCGAGCGTCTCGTCGCCATCGGCAGGTCGGGCGGTTTCCCCGCCGATCTGCGCACGACCGGCGTGCCGGAGCGCGACCTGTCGGCACTCGCCGAGGCCGCGGCCACGCAATGGACCGGCACGTTCAACCCAAGACCCTTCGGGGCGCGCGAAGCGTTGGAGGTATATCAATGCGCCTACTGA
- a CDS encoding PQQ-binding-like beta-propeller repeat protein, whose amino-acid sequence MDRHVQPKTLRGARSVGGISMRLLSQSYRDSCSTTPAAITVLAAFALLAGAGAAAAQDAAPPDAWTQFRGTAGLTGVSSATVPENPRLLWSFEAGESIDSSAAIADGTVYVGTYTGELIALDLDTGELKWRYRASERMGIGESSPAVGHGLVFVGDLAGVLHAVDADTGEEVWTYATQGEIKSSPVLAQGRVMIGSYDGYLYGLDAATGELAWQVETQNYVHATPAVADGVAYFGGCDETFHGVRISDGTEITSVPAGAYTAASSAIHDGHAYFGTFDNEVVSLDLETGDIVWSYEHPRRHFPFYSSALNVDGTVVIGGRDRMVHGIDAETGAMRWTFMTRARVDSSPAAAGGRVYVGSGDGRFYILDLESGEKHWEFDTGAPLSASPAIADGKVVIGSQDGVLYCFG is encoded by the coding sequence ATGGACCGGCACGTTCAACCCAAGACCCTTCGGGGCGCGCGAAGCGTTGGAGGTATATCAATGCGCCTACTGAGCCAGTCATACCGAGATTCGTGCTCGACCACTCCAGCCGCAATCACCGTGCTCGCGGCGTTCGCGCTGCTGGCCGGCGCGGGCGCGGCAGCCGCCCAGGACGCGGCGCCGCCGGACGCCTGGACGCAGTTCCGCGGCACGGCCGGCCTGACCGGGGTTTCTTCGGCCACGGTCCCGGAGAATCCCCGGCTGCTCTGGTCGTTCGAGGCGGGCGAATCCATCGACTCGTCGGCCGCCATCGCCGACGGGACGGTCTACGTCGGCACCTACACCGGGGAACTCATCGCCCTCGATCTCGACACCGGCGAGCTGAAATGGCGCTACCGCGCGAGCGAGCGTATGGGCATCGGCGAATCGTCGCCGGCCGTCGGGCACGGCCTGGTCTTCGTCGGCGACCTCGCCGGCGTGCTGCACGCCGTCGACGCCGACACCGGCGAGGAGGTCTGGACCTATGCGACGCAGGGCGAGATCAAGTCCTCGCCGGTGCTGGCGCAGGGCCGCGTGATGATCGGCTCGTACGACGGCTACCTGTACGGGCTCGATGCAGCCACCGGCGAGCTGGCGTGGCAGGTCGAGACCCAGAACTACGTTCATGCCACTCCGGCCGTCGCCGACGGCGTCGCCTACTTCGGCGGCTGCGACGAGACCTTCCACGGGGTCCGGATCTCGGACGGCACGGAGATCACGAGCGTGCCGGCCGGCGCCTACACCGCGGCGTCCTCCGCCATCCACGACGGACACGCCTACTTCGGCACGTTCGACAACGAGGTGGTCAGCCTCGACCTGGAAACGGGCGACATCGTCTGGAGCTACGAGCATCCGCGGCGGCACTTCCCCTTCTATTCGTCGGCGCTCAACGTGGACGGCACCGTCGTCATCGGCGGCCGCGACCGGATGGTGCACGGCATCGACGCCGAGACCGGCGCGATGCGCTGGACGTTCATGACCCGCGCGCGCGTGGATTCGTCTCCCGCCGCCGCCGGCGGACGCGTCTACGTCGGCTCCGGGGACGGGCGGTTCTACATCCTCGATCTGGAGAGCGGCGAGAAGCACTGGGAGTTCGACACCGGCGCACCGCTGTCGGCGTCCCCAGCGATCGCGGACGGCAAGGTGGTGATCGGCTCGCAGGACGGCGTGCTCTACTGCTTCGGGTGA
- a CDS encoding Uma2 family endonuclease yields MASMQDVQPRFGYTDLLAMPDDGRRYEIHGGELVVVPSPLLRHQIAAMEIVTLLNDYRRKFGGVAVTAPFDVVFDEYDVVQPDVVFFRAERLHLLDPNSVARAVPDIVVEVLSPSTAAIDRGRKMRMFARYGVPEYWIVDPVALQVEVHTLEKGAYRQAQLATGGDIVRSVLLPDLSFAAAAIFTFP; encoded by the coding sequence ATGGCGTCCATGCAGGACGTGCAGCCGCGTTTCGGCTACACCGATCTCCTGGCCATGCCGGACGACGGGCGCCGCTACGAGATCCATGGAGGCGAGCTCGTCGTGGTTCCGTCACCCCTGCTGCGTCATCAGATCGCCGCCATGGAGATCGTCACCCTGCTGAACGACTACCGCCGGAAGTTCGGTGGAGTCGCGGTCACGGCCCCGTTCGACGTCGTGTTCGACGAGTACGACGTGGTGCAGCCCGACGTTGTGTTCTTCCGCGCCGAGCGGCTTCATCTGCTTGACCCGAACTCGGTGGCGCGGGCGGTGCCGGACATCGTCGTCGAGGTGCTCTCCCCCTCGACCGCCGCCATCGACCGCGGGCGGAAGATGCGGATGTTCGCGCGGTACGGCGTGCCCGAGTACTGGATCGTCGACCCCGTCGCCCTGCAGGTCGAGGTCCACACGCTCGAAAAGGGCGCCTACCGTCAGGCGCAATTGGCAACCGGGGGCGACATCGTACGCTCGGTCCTGCTCCCGGACCTGTCGTTCGCAGCCGCGGCCATCTTCACCTTCCCGTAG
- a CDS encoding Uma2 family endonuclease has protein sequence MIAARCAVHGDAGSPSPPGSPSRALAPARASHAGGGDSMAPMQDVQPRFGYRDLLVMPEDGRRYEIHGGALVVVPSPLPCHQIAVTELVTLLCEYGRRSGGIALAAPLDIVLDEHDVVQPDVVFFRASRRHLVQPYAATRVAPDIAVEVLSPSTASVDRGRKMRIFARYGVPEYWIVDPVRLEIEVHVLEDGAYRRAQLATGVDTVRSVLLPDLSFPAAGIFPFA, from the coding sequence ATGATAGCAGCCCGCTGCGCCGTGCACGGGGACGCCGGTTCCCCGTCGCCGCCCGGATCTCCGTCCCGAGCGCTTGCCCCGGCACGCGCTTCGCATGCAGGCGGCGGTGATAGCATGGCGCCCATGCAGGACGTGCAGCCGCGCTTCGGCTACCGCGACCTTCTGGTCATGCCGGAGGACGGGCGCCGCTACGAGATCCACGGAGGAGCGCTCGTCGTGGTTCCGTCGCCGCTGCCGTGCCACCAGATCGCGGTCACCGAGCTCGTTACGCTGTTGTGCGAGTACGGGCGCAGGTCGGGTGGCATCGCACTGGCCGCGCCGCTCGACATCGTGCTGGACGAGCACGACGTGGTGCAACCGGACGTTGTCTTCTTCCGGGCTTCGCGGCGCCACCTGGTGCAGCCGTACGCGGCGACCCGCGTGGCGCCGGACATCGCTGTCGAGGTGCTCTCGCCTTCCACGGCATCGGTCGACCGTGGTCGCAAGATGCGCATTTTCGCGCGCTACGGCGTTCCGGAGTACTGGATCGTCGACCCGGTCCGGCTGGAGATCGAAGTGCACGTTCTCGAGGACGGTGCCTATCGTCGCGCGCAGCTCGCAACCGGAGTAGACACCGTGCGCTCCGTTCTTCTCCCGGACCTGTCGTTCCCCGCCGCCGGCATCTTTCCGTTCGCGTAG